Within the Lacerta agilis isolate rLacAgi1 chromosome Z, rLacAgi1.pri, whole genome shotgun sequence genome, the region ccactGGAACTTGAACTCAAGCCATTGTACACACATGGAAAGCATGTGCTGTGCTCATTGAGCTATGGGTTCCTTGGGAGAAAGTCCTGCCATACTCAATGCAATTTACTCCTTAGTGTGTTGAGGATTGCAGCCGTAGTTGGTTACAAATTCAGATAGGGTATTTGTTTGTATATTTGTTTGACAAAAACCATGTGTTTCTtccccacctgcccacccacccagatCTCTCCTAGGAAACATGATTTCCGAAAGCGGCTCATTTGTGAAGGGCATGATGCTTGGAGGGATTTGCTGTGTCTTGGTCACTCTTCTAGGACACATTAAGATGGGCCACAGCACTACGTCTCACGAACACCGCCATCTCCAGGCTCCCAAAAAGGAGGACGTTTTAAACCTCTCTGAAGACGAGCGCCTGGAATTGAGCCAGAGCATCCGTGTCTATTGCATCATCCTTGTCAAACCAAAGGATCTTGGGCACTGGGCAGCTGTTAAAGATACATGGAGCAAACACTGTGACAAGGCAGAATTCTACAGTTCCGAGAAGGTCAAAGTCTTTGACTCCATCGTGCTAAACACAGATGACATGTGGTCAATGATGAGAAAAGCATACAAATTTGCATATGAAAACTACAAAGATGACTTTAACTGGTTCTTCCTTGCCCACCCTACCACATTCGCTGTTATTGAAAACCTAAAATATTTCTTGCTGAAACAAGACTCGTCCCAGCCGTTCTACACAGGCAGAACAGAGACATCTGGAGACTTGCAGTATGTGAACGGGGATGGGGGGATCGTCTTAAGCATAGAGTCACTAAGGCGGCTTTACAAAGTTTTTGAGGATCCAGACAAGTGTCCCGAACAAGGGGGCATGATTTGGAAGCTCTCTGAGGATAAGCAGCTAGCTGTCTGCTTGAAGTACACCGGGGTACATGCTGAGAATGCAGAAGACTCTGAAAAGAAGGACATCTTCAACACCAAGTCAGTTGGCTCTCTCATTAAAGAGGCCATGTCGATTCACCCAGACGAGGTGGTGGAAGGCTGCTGTTCAGATATGGCTATCACCTTCAGCGGATTAGCTCCTAATCACATGCACGTTATGATGTATGGAGTTTACAGGCTCAGAGCATATGGGCATAATTTTAACGATGCCTTGGTTTTCTTGCCTCCCCTGGGCTCTGATAATGATTAAGACTTGTTCCTCAGGAGATGGTATGTAAAGGGTGTAAAATGTGTAGTCTTAATGTATAGTATCCTTCAGCAAACAGCATGTACAAAAGCTGATCCAAATTTTGTATTTGAAGGTAATGATGTAACTACGTGTTTTGCACAACCTGGTTTTATAATCTTTACaagtggggaaaggggtgggggcttaaaaacaacaacactcttctAGAAATTAGAGTTGTTGTCTTCTGAAAAATTGTTCGAGGTTTCCTTGTCAACAAAAATCTGTAGcgggtatataaatatttaaaatgaaaaatcatCCTCAGTCTACTGTAAATTAAATCTATTTTTGCAgttttggggtttgtgtgtgttccaTCCTTTCATAGTGGCAGCTTTTCATGCTCAAAGGGGAtggaaaaatacaaataatgCCTTTAAAACAGCCTTCAGTTATTTCCTTTTGACTTGGTGGGATGGGAGGTGGGCTCAACCTTATTGTTcgtttttaaataaaacttttctGTTCTTGTCATTCATGTAAAAATGTGGTTAAGTACGTACTCCATTTGGTACCCTGAGGCTACTACTCCCCATCCATATGCCAGTTCTTACTGCTAGACCCCCTTCAGAGTATATGTGGCAATGCAGATAGATGCACTGAGGGGGAAGCGGGTAATGAACACTTTCGGTTAGGAGTATGGGAAACCTCAAGTGTAGGAGTCAAATTTGGTCCTCTAGCCTAAAGACTCTTCCCTGGCCACAACTCACTTGATCCATCCTTTGAGTATTCTTCTGTGAATGGGACGCATCCTTGGAACTGTAACAACTTATTTGCCTGGAAGGAGGTGGACAGGGTCAACATCTCTGGCTtatgtgtggctggaatgtaacctACTAAATAGCCATGCTGATATAAGGAATGAAGCTCATGGGCTTTAAAAGTTTATCCACTGCAGTTTCATGTTTCCAAGGACTGCTGCATGCCTAGTAGactattctttttccttttaagcaACAGCTCCAGTTCCACTAGTGCAAGAGACTTCTTGTGGATAggaatttccccctcctttcctccccactgcaAGGCTGgggaaccctctggagcagatttttgggGCACATAGGGAAAAGAGAGACAAAAGGCCCATTGCATGAACAGAGTTCTGCTCATGGAGCACTGGATGCAACTTGCAGTTACTATCATTGCTTCTGAAGCTTTTCAGTTTCCAAATAAATTAGACCTCTGGAGTAACTGCTGCCTCAGAAGTCACTCTGAAGTTGTAGATGTATGTTTTGTTGTGGTTCGCagcttgtttgctttttttaaaattttattttcattttttataagCTGCTTTAGCCCTAAATGgtcacaataataaataaaaatactgatttgtgtttttaaaagaactaaTAAGGCAAATTCAAGTTCAATAAGCAGGTGTAGTACAACTTAATTagaatgcctgctgaaatagaaAGGATTCTGGCAAGCAGCTGAAATTCAACAGGGAGGGAACCTGTCTGATCTCACGACAGGAGGGAGTTGGGCAGAATCAGAATCACACCGCTGAATGTATGGATCCTGGTGGATAAGCCACTAACAGAGGCCCCCTCAAATATCTGAATGACAGGGCAGGGGTATAAGGAATCAGCCAGTACTTCAGGTAACcaggctttgtaaattaatagaaGAACCTTGAACTTGCCTCAACAAAATATGGGCAAGCAGGGCAAGCTTTTAAGCACCAGGGTTATATTCAGGCATTGTGGGCTGCACACTCCCATATCATTttgtacatgctctggttatttgCAGTAGTCATTTATTACACTAGCTATTACTGAAGCACATAAAAACTTGGTTTGACAATTTCATGGATGTAGGCACCACAGTTCATGAGAGTTAAAACGCCAAAGGACAGGTGTAAAGAAAACCATCTCACCTGATGTTATTTCAGCATTCACTTGATTTATTTAGCATCACCATTAAACAAAGTTTACATTTAGCCAcatatttgaaaaagaagaattaAAAACAGGCCAAGCTGACAGGGAATGGATTCTTCCTGCTGCTTCACTTATACGTCTTCATATGCCAGAGACCATCATTTAAATAGTGGATATTCTCAATGCCAATTCCTTTGTTGACCTTCTCACtgcagaggaaaggagggggaaagaacagcAAACACTGATTTCCAGATCTCCAGGATAGGTATTTAGAATGTAGACCAACAGGACTAGCCTCCACACCAACTTGTTAAATTAAGACAAATACTTTTTCCATTGATCCTTAATAACCAACTCAAAACTATGagcattttattttggggggaaatggatgcaCTGAGAACTTTTTATAAACACATACACAACTTGGGTGTCTTTTACACTTTTAAAGCATCAGAACTTAATCGTCCTCCCTCCTTCCAGCATATTAATTCTGTCTCAGCAGAAATCTTGCTCTTTTTGTTGTTTATAATTTTGAGTGCATTTTTTCTTGTTCAAACATTCATAATAGTTTATAGGGAAGGATAGTTGATGAGAGGGAAACAGGGGAGTTAATTTGATCACCATCATACATCTGATTACATACTGTATGTAAATCTAAtgcgccattgaatctaatgcgcaccctaaTTTTTGTGGTgtgatttggccaaaaaagatGTGCATTACATTTGGGTAAATACAGTAAG harbors:
- the C1GALT1C1 gene encoding C1GALT1-specific chaperone 1 is translated as MISESGSFVKGMMLGGICCVLVTLLGHIKMGHSTTSHEHRHLQAPKKEDVLNLSEDERLELSQSIRVYCIILVKPKDLGHWAAVKDTWSKHCDKAEFYSSEKVKVFDSIVLNTDDMWSMMRKAYKFAYENYKDDFNWFFLAHPTTFAVIENLKYFLLKQDSSQPFYTGRTETSGDLQYVNGDGGIVLSIESLRRLYKVFEDPDKCPEQGGMIWKLSEDKQLAVCLKYTGVHAENAEDSEKKDIFNTKSVGSLIKEAMSIHPDEVVEGCCSDMAITFSGLAPNHMHVMMYGVYRLRAYGHNFNDALVFLPPLGSDND